aaCTTGTTATTAAAcgttaacgttatttaattctaaactggaaattagaaaaattcgtaaagacgaaaacattaaaaaattatctagGAAGCCTagaacaaattattaatcatacaacaagtgaaataaataaatatggtTATTAACCATATCTATgggatatttttgaaattattaaattttaaataatttatataaatacctGCCGATGATTTAGGGTTATGGCACATTTATCACAAATCCAAGGAGTAGTCATATTAAGAGGATCTAGGGGTAATAACTCTCCGGAACATTTGTCAGATGCGCATAACAGTGCACCTAGCCTAGATTTAAATTCCTAATATGTACCGTTtaaaatcatacatttttatattttaatctttaatgcatatgtttatacatttaaaagCAACATTAGATGTAAACTTGCCGTAGGATCACTGCATCTTTTGCACATGCAGGAGAAGTGTTTAgttatacttaaaaatttccGCCGTAATGTTGTATCCCAAAATAAACTCGTATAAGTGCTAGTGATCTCCTCTCCAGCAGCAATCGAAAGGGCAGCGCTAACATACATCCGAAATTCTCCATCGAAATGATGTCTTGTATTCGGTACGCAGCAGTGATTTTGGAACGAGGCAATAGAATAAAGTCCTCGTAAACTCGTAGAATGCTCCTTGTCGTGAACCATAATCGTTTCAAACGAATTCGTATTAAGTATTCTGCACACATGCTTCATCAATTCTATATCTTCCTCGCTTGGAGAATTGATCACATTCTTTTTCAATTGTTCGATCTTTtcacagaaattatttttataataacaggagataaaaataaaaaatattataaatattttatgtaattttgatCACTAAGCAAATATTAATaccaataataattatcatgttagtaacattaatatttttggaaaCTGTTTTATTAAGATTCAAAATACGATACGCAATTTTTCatactttattttcttaatattcttCATTAAATCTgataatattcattattatagaaatataagcGTATAATGAAGTTTAGTAGTCCTTAAATTTAGTCATAAGCTCATTACTTATTCTTTAAGCACTGAAACAGACATATTTATACATCCCACCTAcgcaataaaatttcttaaaaaaaaatatctttctcatCATTGGAGAAATCTTCAAAAAGCTAATAATATAACGAAGTCGTACCTCGGGATAACAAGTCAGATTTTTATCAGACTGAAGCGTTGCCAAGCATTTACGCTGTTGTTCCGTTAGAAAGAGAGCACGGATGGGTACCACAGCCAGTAATAAGTTTGGGGACCAATCGGTACCGCAAGTCGGTACCAATGATTTAAGATATTCACATTCATAATTCACATGCTTTGGCGAATTTTCACATTGAGTCGAGCAAACTGGCAAGCCACAACCTCTATCGCACGGAAATAATGCGCATTCGTTCTTGTAACATGATACGcacatttcaaaatatttgccTGTGTATTTAGGTCCGACTAATAGAGGCGaatcaatgaatattaattcattttgtTTGATGTCTCGGGTAGCGAACACGCCACGACCACCCAATAGCGAAGAACGAATAGTCCACGGTTTTGGTCCTTTCAGGAAGATCTTATTTTCCTTCAAATGAGATAATAACACCTCCTCTACTTTCTCTGGTTCTACAATATCCTGAAGACTCATGTTAAATAATGATACTCTAGAGTGACTCGCTTGAAAGATTCTGACGACTGATCCCAAAGGGTGGTGGTACTGTAACCAGTACTTCATATACTTCACATATACTTCATATATACTTCAGAGTATATATACGTTTAAGAATACGTTCATTATGTAATGCATTCATACAGGCTGGGCAAAAAGTCGCGGAAGGATTGGAAATATATATccacaatatttttcaatttaattttttcttatttatcatCTCAGAACTTTTGAAGTACACCTAGGATATGCATTACGATAGGTTAGAACGTTATTCAATGagtcgaaattataattttaatttccagaAATTCGAGATTCGACTAAACTCCTCGTTCGCCAGACAGCTTCTAATTTTTTCCTAcgtctaaaagaaaaaattactgcaGAACATACTCGCTTATGCATATGAAAGATCGGCGTTTCACATGGTGGTTGTATTGTTATTATGCAAGCATGTGGTGCTATCGTATTTCTCGCCAGTGTATCCAGTTTCGGTCCAAAATAGAGTTGGAATTTTGTAAGTAACGCTCGTATTTCGATATCCATTACTTCGTACGTATCATGTTTAATCGTCAGAAATCAGAAAGGAGGAAATAAAAGTCACGAtgtaaagtaataatatttttgcttgccatatatttcatataaatatgagtataatgaaatagaaagaaaattaatctttctTTAATGAACTGAGATTTTTCGATCGATCATTAGATAAATTAGTTATTAcatgtttcaaaattgaataaaagttattattgATGAATCAAATTTTCACGCAAGCGTATCCGATAGGTATTATCGTTTGTATAGTCCTAAGCGTTGCTAAGACTACCAAGTGGTCAACTACCTGCTACAAATACTAGTTAAAGTATAAAGCATATCTATATCGCATTTGGATAGTTATATCATTGAGAAAAGTGTAAACCGATGGAAGTGGCGCATCATTAGCGATTCACGTTTCTTTGGTccttttgataaattaattaaagcattcagatacaagaaattaattgattttatcatctatattaaaataattgtataaatataatttcataaatctaAATCTTTTACGGGTTTTCGTATCATATAAAAAGTTTGGAATGATCTATAACAAACATCTATGTGAAAGTTACGCTATTTTTATTCAGAATGCGTTATAGAAGGGTGCTTACTGAAAGGTTTACGAAAGAGAAGATTCTTATTCTGACAACATTTTTTCTCTTAACGATTGGCTTTTCACGAGGTATAAATTGCAGTGGTGATCCCTGCATGTACGGAATTTGTTTAGAAGACGCGAACAGgtacataaataattcaaaataaaataaatacttctcactctttatatttaattaaaaaaaaaagcaaaaagaaaaagattataaataaaaggcGACTCTGtataagtttttaaaattaatatattagtcATTCGTCCCGTGCATATAATACAGCACTTATTCTTGCTACTGTATCGACGGTTACACTGGAATCAATTGCGAGATCAATTGGAATGATTGTTGGTCGAATCCTTGCCTCAACGGAGGGACATGCAACGATGCTGTTGCAGCTTATAATTGCACCTGTACTGAAGGGTTTGTAGGTAATTCATGATTCCTTCGTTTACTTTTCATGGCATGTTTCGAAAACGACGCGTTGACATGTTAGCACAGAGGGTGAGATTAAATGATGTTCGTGCTTCGATTTCCTTACGGAGTTGCAaaattgaaatcaattttttatgttCGTACGATCACACGGTTAATCAAATACTTTActattgtacattatattacgGTGTGCATTTTTAGGTATAAATTGTGAACAAAGATATAGCGAATGTTCGAATCAACCATGCTTGAATAACGGGACTTGCCTCGATTACGATGGTATCACCTGTCAATGTCCTGATGGATATTCAGGTATAGAAGCGTAAAAATTGGTACGCCAAAAGTTGTTCCATTCGAtcttataatttgtttctttttaaggagACTATTGCGAAATCGATGCTTCGGTTTGTAACGATACGATATGTAAAAATGGAGGTGAATGCGTGGAAGGACCTGgattctcttttttttgtcGCTGCTCGGAAggtgtaatattttatcgaataatctaggcaatttacattttaattcgagtatttaaatataccgaagattaattctttttattacgaaGGTTGGACAGGTCGATTGTGCGACGAAGATATCGATGAATGCATCACATCACCGTGTAAGAACGGTGGTCTTTGCATTAACATTCCTGCTTCGTACACTTGTGCTTGTTTATTTGGTAAGttgtaattgtttattatcagtaatgacgtagaaactaaatttataattcataaagAGTTAACTTTGTcgtattgttaaattttaatattaaacgtcCTTCGGAAGGATATACTGGTAAAGATTGCGATAAAGCCATCGTACCGTGCGAAGAGAATCCTTGCGAAAATGATGCAGTATGCTTATTCGAAGACGAGCGACCAGTTTGTTACTGTGTACCAGATTATCATGGTGCGTTATGCGAACTAAAATACGACGATTGTGAGTCGAAATTTGCAAATTGTGAGAACGGAGGCACTTGTATCGACGGTATCAATAGCTTCACTTGTGCTTGCCCAACGTTCTACAGTGGACCATTTTGCAATGTCTACGATCATCCATCAACTTTCTCCACTATCGAAGAAACATTCGAGACTGATAACGATCAAAAGAGTATTACTCTTACTTCTTTTACACCAAAATCATCGACACTGCCAGAAATCGAGACATCATCGTCGATTACTGCTTCCACAACAGCACAGTCTTCGACTTCTCTTAAAAGCACTAGTCTCTACACAATATGGTACCCTTTTATAGAAACAACGTCTTCGACTGATAAgagtttcaacatttttagTAGCAGTAGCAGTACCACCATTAGTAGCAACATTGGTGGAAGCACCACAGAAAGTACTCCGTTTGTTACCGATGTCTCGGCTATGTATTCTGTTACAAGTAAAGAGATATCTCAAACTGAAACAGTCTCGTTAGAACCTCGAACATTTCCCAGTGTTTCAAGTGAAGTCTATTCGGTAACGTCGCCGATAAAAGTTGAGACGGAATATTTGACACAGAAATCGATTCACAATGAAACGACTACGactgaaattatttatcaagaGAACGGTGACAGGATGTTCACGTCCACCAGCGACACGACTCCTGAAACTAGTAGCAGAACGAAATATATTCCAAGTACAGGGTAACAATAATCTATAAATCACgagtaattgtataaaaataatagtatgCTAAAATGAAcgatctattttattttatgtcaaTTAGGCATTATCCAGATGCAACTGCATCTGTTGGAAGAACGACAGAGGAATCTACGACAACAGAAAGTGAAAGAAATAACGGTTCATTTCCTACCGTTGCATCCTCCTCCAATTTTACAGAGTTTTGGCAAAATAAAAGCTCTGACTCGAGTACGCCAATAATAGAAGTGCCAAGAACTATACCTCAGACATTTACAGATACGTGGACCTCtacaaaattaacaaaatcttCGAGTACAGAAATGGAAAGTTCTACGTCCGCTTTCGTTAATAATATCTCTTCATCTGTAACAACTAGTAGCTCTGTAAAACCGATATACGATGAGAATACTACCGATAGCGACCATGaacaattttcaacgaaaacTGAATCACCAACAACTTCAAAAAGTACCATAATTCCTGAATGCCTTGGAATTTTGTGTTCAAGTTCCACAATATCACCTACGCGCAATGATAGCGATGCaagtattacatttttttctttcttacttagaaataaattttttgttacgATGTTTACAATAGAGACATTATCCTTTTCTAGTGTAACTGTTCACGCCGTGAAGATTGTAAACCTGGACCAAGTATAATACGGGCGGCGTTTAATGGAAAATCTTACGCGAGACAACACGTTGATgtagaaatttcaaacgacAATAACGCaacgttaaaaatttttgtCAGGCTTCGAACACGTTATAAGGATGGTATTATATTACATGTTTATTTCGATGATGAAAAATATGCGTTGGTATATTTGGAATATGGTTCtttaaagtttcaattttcctgCGGACTTGAAACTATGTTATTGGGTGAAATAGATTCGCCTATCGATAACGGGTATGAAGCGGATATTGATACGaggtaaaataatacaaagatGATAATATATTGCTTATCATATCCATGCATTGTATTCGCTTACTTCATATATGCAGgtttcaatatttcatgaaaaatgaaactaaCAAATGTTCGGCTCGTTTGCTAGTAAATGGAACAACGGCAGTTAGTGGAGAACAAACTTTACCATTACGTGGAAGTCTTCCACGACATGCCAATTTACATTTAGGTGGTATACCATTGGTATTTTCTCACTATTTCGCTCACGTCTCTATGGGATTTACTGGCTGTATGAACTCGTTGAAAGTTCGTCTTTCTtacacatgtatatgtatatttgaaagcattcggaaaattaaaaagcatgttttattaatatagataaACGATATACCACGTCATTTCATCCGTGATTCCACAGAAACGTTTCAAATTGAAGATTGCACATCGTTTCTGTGCTTATCAAATCCATGTCAAAATTTCGGTGCGTGCGAAGAAATAAATGGTGCAATACGTTGTAGATGCATAGCTGGGTAAGctaatttgcaatttattcaacaaaatttggttttaaaaatatcgtcaaataggatattatttaattgaatagATATACAGGCCCATTTTGTGAACGTTCAACGTGCGATGAAAATCCTTGTGCCTTGGGTGCAACTTGTATTAGTTCACCGGGTACGGGTTTCGTTTGCGTTTGCCCACTTGGTACTCACGGGCTCTTATGCGAAGAAGgtaatattgttataaatatatatctcgaaaataaaatataattattttttatcctaCACTTCTAGATACTGCTATAATGCGACCATCATTTTCTGTACTTGTACCTGGATTCTCATCATACATTGCTTACGGCATTTCAAATTCTATAAAAGATGCAATGGAATTGAAATTGAAGGTCATACCGCGTACTTACGAACAGATATCTTTGATAGCTTATTTAGGACAAAGTGGATCACGCCAAGATCTATCAGATCATCTTTCCATAACATATGTTCGTGGTTATATTATGTTAACCTGGGATTTAGGAGCAGGTAATACatcttaatattttagatatttacaGATTTTTTAGCTCTGTTGaatttcgtgaaaatattcTCTAGGTGTTCGCAGAATATTTACAAACGTTCCCTTGAGTGCTGCAACAATGGCAGCAACAGCAAGTAAAAGTCATATAGCATATACGATTAGAATTGGAAGAAAGGGTCGAGATGCTTGGCTTGCAGTGGATGGTATAGGCAATATAACTGGGCGAGTGGTTGGAACCATGACACGACTCGATGTATCACCAATACTTTATATCGGTTCGCTTttcataatttgataattttattcgaaaagtttatataaatacataacctgcatacaacattatttgtaaaaattatttttgttcagGTGGACACAAATCAAAAAATTTTGAATCTTTACCTCACGATTTGCCCCTTCATACTGGATTTTCTGGTTGTATATTTGACATTGAATTACGTACAGAAACCGCTATTTATTCAATAACCAATTCAAGTCCTGCAACAGGTCGTGGTGTTGGTGAATGTCATAGAAATGAATGCATTCGTCATTTATGCAAAAATGGTGCAGTATGTTTAAATCATGGAGCTACATATAGGTAAATTAACTTATAGCTAgaaataatctaataataatttaatatctacataaaatatcaattaattatttcagttGTATTTGTACAAAAGAATGGATGGGATCTGACTGTTCCATACCAGTAGAGGCATTATCTTCTGTTGACCCATCGTCTTGTCATACTTCAAACTAGTAAAAATACTGTTACTGTTTCATTTCATTCCAATACACCACATGTACAagttttgtacaaaatttatttaattaatttttataaattaatcaacATTCTTATTATCTATTTTTGGTTGACATGACACAGAATAAGAGTTCAAATGCACAAATAAGATAGCTGCAGCTAAACGAGCTTGTAagtcatatttattttgatcATGGAACCATTCTACAGAACCCCAATGAGAAATCTAcaataaaaagtaaagtaGCATTCAGCAGAGAAACATATGTTGGCTGTAAACTTTTTAGTATACAAATTGTTATACACACTTGATAATTTTCCTCCAAGCGTGATTGCCTTACTGCTTCCTCTATACTAATTACTCTTTCTGCTGCAGCTAGGGTAAGAATTACAGATTTGATTGCATCCACTCCATACATAAAACCTACAAATATAATAGTTTCGTAACATTGATtgcatatttgtatatattaataagaaaatcaTTTACCATAAACTGCACTATAATTGTAGGACATTAAGTGTCTTGTCAATACTGTTTTAGTTTCTGAAGATACAGTAGGAGCTTCTATACTTTGAGTTTTAACCAAATTCACCCCATATTTGTCACAAAACCATTGTACTAGTGGGTCCCAATTTTCagtttgtattttgtataattcttcattttcctataattattctctgtttaataaatgtcTTACATCATATTACATAACAACATTACgcaatataacatatttacatatgagTGAAATAGCACTGTATCCATTTCCAAACAATTCACAATGTAATTTGCCATATCTTGCTTTGTATGATTATTAGGATTATCTATTACAGTATTACACAGAGCTGTCTGTAAAAttgaatgtataaatatattagatcttgtttattaaattatgtgctatacttatacttataaTTTTGAAGATAAACTTACTAGATGCATACTACTTCTATCAATAATGTTTTTCTGCATATCCCATTCTGTTGCTATAGCTAAAGCTAAAGGTTTGCTTTCCACTTGTAATATCTTTCCTTGCGGTGTTTTGAGCTTCCTTTGATCAagtgtaatttcaaattttccatcacacaataatatatttgtttttcgataaaatcttCTAAGGGTggctaaaatattttataaaagctCATTATCTACtttcattcataaaattattctccCTTTCATGTTTAGGAGTTTATGATACCGATATGTTAAAATAGGTTAAAAAATGCAGAAGactttataatttagaaagatGTATCTTTACCTATATTTCTTACTATATTGAAGGTCATAGCCAATTTTTTATGtctaaaataatacatttttactaaatattaacaatccgtctgtcataaatattatttcatcctTTTAACATATAAGTAAATATGTTTGATTTGACAAACAATTCGTAACTCGTAACACAACACGCAACTATAGTGCAATTCTGCTATTTGATATCGTTagttatcgatattttataatcgaaTCTAATCTGAATCATTCTATTATTAATCGGTCTttaaatcatataaatatatgtgcATTCAaagacatttttaataattttttaatattaattacaatgatAGAAATAAACTACTACAGAAATGTACTtaagaaagtaaattattttacactaattttgtttaattatctatgcatatattttttagcgtatatttatacatataaatgtttcataaaatttcaaacaataaaaattttaataaaatataattcgtaatatttttccattaaatatttccttctatgaaattataaaatatagttgTCACTGCCATCGAAAAAGCTTGTGTATAGATTGCGTGGGTGGATCTGTTAGATCCTATGCGTGTTCAAAAGGTGCAGATGAACGTTATAGTAATAAAGTCAggaaaagtatataaaaatagttgtAGCGATAAGAGCTTGTACAGgtcagatattatttatacctTTTTACCTTTATCATATTATATGTGCAAGAACGGTTAAAGTTAACCACAAAATGAAATGTTATCAACTGGTTCTCGTCGTTTTGAACGTATGCTTAGTGCACACATTTAATTTAGAACCAAGAATACCTGTTATCAAAAAAGGATTAAATGGATCTTATTTCGGTTACTCTGTAGCCGAACATCAAGAAACTTCCGACGATGGAACAATATCAAAAAGCTGGTATATGctacttataatattttggtgtaattaaaattatcaagagaatgtatacatatatatgtataatatagataacaatacatatatgtattatgtacaaaatattgtattgttaatattttattaatttatacttttatcttACATCActgatataatatatgatgGTAAGATAAGGCTTAGATAAACAAGAAGCATGCATTAAGAAAGCTTTAAGGATAATATCTGTTACAGGATGTTAATTGGAGCTCCTTTAGATCAAAATAGGCAACCAGAAACTAATAGATCCGGTGCATTGTGGCAATGTCCTTTAACGACATATAAAACGGATTGCACTCAAGTGATTACAGATGGACGATTAagtatgtttttaatttaaaaaggtTCTTCAGAAATACTGATATAAACATCTTATTTATtggttataaaatttaattctgcATTGTATTAAAACATTCAATTTTCATAAGCATATTGTATTTACTATGCTAatgttacattaataaaagtatgttAAAACTTGTTATATTTGAAACAAGTCAAAATTTAACTAAATAACGTATTGTTATCTAagctaatttatattttatcagtaaaattatacacatattttttatttctatgctaTAGTATTGTCTAAGTGTCATCTTATGTTTATATATGATTTTGGTGTAGTCATTGTGCATGTcatttttttatgttattatttcataaagtCATTAAGTTAATGtgctttattttatgttatacatataataagattatttttttgttaaattatgtGTTGGTTAACGAGCAGCAGAAGGGAGTCTGTATGACACAAGTAAGTTATTGAATGGTGTTATTTGAATGAGCagacatttaatttattattatgaattattttattgtgattttgtatatatatatatatttatattgatatGCTCATTTTTATGTCAGCATGGCATTTTAAgttatgatataaaaattattttattgcattatttgtattttgtgattcaaagaatattttctaccaAATGCACTATTAACATTTTCTGATATTTGCAACTATATTCTTACTAACTACACATTTGCATTTTAGAAGTACACAATTTATAGATAACACAAAGGAATAAAATCATGTATGTTCTCATGTGTTttacgaataatatatttaattattgttgCTTCTTAATAATCTTTCTGATATCTATTCTTTATTTGCTATAGCATGAAATTTCATAGATAATCGTTTATATTGTTcagcttttatttttattttattttctttccaaattaggcagaatatttctattttataatacatgcAAATATTTACCcgtcttcctttcttttacttctttcACAGTGACACaaagttattatataatataaaacaagaaaagatTACTAGGTAGTTTGAAGACATAAATGACAATAACTTTGCTGTATGAAGTTTCTGACAGGAAACATTTATGTTGTAAAATGAATAccatgtatattatacaattatttattatcattaccaatcgtttaataaattgttttctgCATTTTAGATCTTGAATCTGATGATCTAATACCACCTGGTAATgatgaaattaaagataatcAATGGTTAGGAGTAACAGTGCGCAGTCAAGGCTCTGGTGGCAAAGTAATGGTATGAATTTCatcatattttatctattaatattattaaattgaatataatttagtaCAATAAATTTCTAGGTTTGTGCTCATAGACATATTGTAAAAACAGCAGATTCTCAATGGGGTCAAGGGCAATGTTATATATTGACACAAGATTTGAAATatcaagatttaaaaaaaccTTGCTCTGGGAAACCTACCAACaagtaaattcatttaataatttttacaattaatgtTTTTGAAGGAATCAATCAAAAGTTATGATTCTATTTCAGAGCACATGAACAGTTCGGATATTGCCAAGCAGGAACCAGTGGTGTACTTACTTCGGAAAATCGTGTCGTTATTGGTACTCCTGGCCCACATACTTGGAGAGGGACTTTATATCTCTTTACCGTTTCAGATGAATTTTTAACTAGGGATAATACAGTTTATAATGCTCCAATGCAAGATTCTTCTCCTGTTAACAAATATAGTTATTTaggtaaatatttcatatgaagataatatatttcttatatatatatggtagTATGGTATTTGATGATAATAAAGTTAGTTTATTAAGTTATtgtaaaagtaagaaaaacaGAACAAATCAATTTACAGGAATGTCTGTTACTGTGGGTGATTTCTTTGGTACTGGATTAGCTTATGCTGCTGGAGCCCCGCGTTCAAATGGTACAGGTCAAGTTGTTCTACTTACGCGACATGATTTTAAGCCAGATATGGATGTTGCTCTTATTTTGGATGGTGAACAATTTGCTTCAAGTTTTGGATACGAAATTACTTCTGCAGATGTTAATGGAGACAAgtataattctttatatattgtttCTAAGCACATAATAAgcatatatcttttttaattgtataattacacTTTTACACATTTTTGCTTTTAGAGTTGACGATCTTATTGTAGCTGCACCTTTTTACTTCAATAAGGCAGAAGGGGGCGcagtatacgtatatactGAATTACAAAAAACTTACAAAAAACGTGAAAAGAGTAAACCTATTAAACTTGTTGGACGTGAAGAATCAAggttttatttccttttaactTCGCATATATAAGATGTCCCAGTACATTTTATAGCTCAAAATAGATAAGGAAAGAATGTCGTATAAACATATGTCATTGTATGCATTGTTAAAGAGttataacaaaagaaaaacagcATACGAAATGAGCGGTAACGAACGTGCATTACTATGGCACAAAGTATTAGTATTTACTTTTGGTAACATATGTTTATATGGCACTTTTGTTTTACTttgatgtataaaatataccgaCTACGTATGATTGGATAAGATTGGAACACTCTAtagaattgaaaatacaacgataataataataagtataatttaattatagattTGGATTTGCTCTGACAAATCtgaaagatttaaataaagatgGATATGACGACATTGCTATTGGAGCCCCatatgaaaaaaaaggaacagtatacatatatcttggTTCAAAGAATGGAATAATCACAGTACCATCACAggtatttacattattatctacaatattatggaaataaactaattttctatatttatgtaatatacttttttatattgcGGAGATTTGTTAACTTTAGGTTATACATGCAGAAGATATGCCAGAACCATTGCAAACATTTGGTTATTCACTGAGTGGTGGAATTGATATGGATCAAAATGGATATTTCGATTTATTAGTAGGAGCTTATGAAAACGACGCTGTAGCACTTCTTCGTTCAAAGAAAATCATTGATATTACGACTTctattcattatttaaaaaaagatggTACATTTCAAGAAAAAATTGAGCCTATAGATCCTAATAAAGTTGGGTGTCCAGAAGATCCAGATTCAAACCATACCTGgtaagtataatttaataaaatttagaagtaAGATTATTTCCATATAAAATTGTGATTAACTTGTTACAGTTTCTCATTTGAAGCTTGTTGTGA
This Bombus pascuorum chromosome 1, iyBomPasc1.1, whole genome shotgun sequence DNA region includes the following protein-coding sequences:
- the LOC132905399 gene encoding ATP synthase mitochondrial F1 complex assembly factor 2 encodes the protein MYYFRHKKLAMTFNIVRNIATLRRFYRKTNILLCDGKFEITLDQRKLKTPQGKILQVESKPLALAIATEWDMQKNIIDRSSMHLTALCNTVIDNPNNHTKQDMANYIVNCLEMDTVLFHSYENEELYKIQTENWDPLVQWFCDKYGVNLVKTQSIEAPTVSSETKTVLTRHLMSYNYSAVYGFMYGVDAIKSVILTLAAAERVISIEEAVRQSRLEENYQISHWGSVEWFHDQNKYDLQARLAAAILFVHLNSYSVSCQPKIDNKNVD